The genomic region tactgattgaatgtttatcacgttttattcagcacatgattgGTGTTCGGTTCAATGGTGTTGGTCATTTCGGTTCACCTGATTGTTAtgtgttcagttgagtccttgtgcatgtagaaatatttttcttgataattAAATGTTTATAACGTTTTATTCATAACATCAATAGTGTTGGTTCAGTGGAGTTGCTCATTttaattcacttgattgttagtgtgttcagttgagtccttgtgcatgcagaaatatttttcttgctgattgaatgttttatcacgttttattcagcacatgattaGTATTCGGTTCAGTGGTGTTGGTCATTTCGGTTCACATAATTGTTATGTGTTCAGttgacttcttttgcatggaaAAATGCTATTCTTGATGATTTAATGTTTATGACGTTTTATTCAACACATGAATGTTGCTTGGTTCAATGGAGCTATTCATTTTGATTAACTTGATTCAGTTGAGTCCTTGTGCATATagtaatatttttcttgatgattaaatatttatcacgttttattcagaacATCAATAGTGTTGGTTCAGTggagttgctcattttgattcacttgattgttagtgtgttcagttgagtccttgtgcatgcagaaatatttttcttactaattgaatgtttatcacgttttattcatcACATTATTGGTATTCGGTTCAGTAGTGTTGgtcatttcggttcatttctattttgcacaattcaaaactcttcctcctcaccttctactgcttcttcaccagagagagaaggagaaaaagacaaaaaatacagcagcaacaacaacaaaagaatgacgacaAGGGGAGAAAACATGTGAAGAAAGAACGCGAAAAGGAAGAAGgaaaatgaggaggaggaggaggaaggcgaagaagaagaaaaagacgcTCCGTACGTAAACGAGCGTGAGAAGAAGCAtgggggagaagagaagaagaaacgtgggggagaagagaagaagcaTGAGGgaagaaaaaagtaaaaaaagcGCGTGACCTAAAATCACTTGAAAAAATATCTCTTTGGAAAATACTATAATGTGCTTTTCCAAAACTTAATTaccctaaaattaaaataataaaatttacacGGATCACACCCAATCAAATTTACAAATTCAACATGAGTTAATTATCTattttgccaatgagtaatagctcaaatggcataatctccccatactcaattaagaggttgcgggttcgagtctcttatttttggtaaaaaaaaaattatctattttgtcattttcaatttttttttttacaatttttttccaTATATTAGTACTAGGACAACTCTTTGCTGAGATTTCGTTCCTCTATCATAATACCTTTTGTGGACATTTTAATGATTTTATTCCTCAGATTGGATAGTAATTTTCAAaagtaatttattaaaaatagtttgtaaaaaaataacattttaaatattataatggAACGAAGATGAATGGATTAACTTGTTCCACATTAAAGACAAACATAAACAAGTGTATGCAAACCAAATCCGTAACagggaatggatcctctccattgttaaaaaaaattgagggtgtaaagtgtgatctctagcctttcattcttctctctcttatattTATTATTGATCCCACTTACAAAATTAATGGTGAGACATTACACTTTactctctcaattgttaaaaaaaattgagaggatccattccctcCGTAACATACCCAACCAACTCAACTTTGAAGAGAGTACATTTCTTAGAAAATCCATAAATTGTACCACCCATTATATATAGGAGGGCTCCATATAAGGTTTTTATTGTTTATACATTATATAAGCAACTAAAAGCCCGGGCTCTTTACAACAATGGGTGTTTCAACATAGCCCGCTTTTCGCAGCAATTCATCGACCTCTTTCGGGCCTCTACCGTATGCCTCATAAGGGAGTGGCTTGAACTCCCCTCTATCAATTCTGTGCAATAACGGGGTGAAGATCTTCCACGATGCCTGATATAGTTAAGCACATTACATTAGTCTTTCAAGGATATATGAAACATTGTATCAAACCATGTAACAATTTGTTACCTCCAATTCATCTCTACGAACGAATTGTTGCTGATCGCCTCTAATCCTGCAAAACACGATACAATTGCCATTATTATTCAACTCAAATCTATTTCTTTCGAACTATCGAACTGATTAGTAACTCTACCGTTAGTGTTATTATGTGGCTTCGATGTATAATAAAAGAAGGCTAGAAAAAATTGATAATTCATAAAACATGAACTGGGAAAGTGAACATACGTGTCGTGAATGAGATTCTCATAAGCATTCTGAATGGTAACCCCCTTCTTTCCCCCGCCAGTAGGACAATTCCTATTCGCTTTGATATGTGGACATCTTCAAATTACCTAGCTTGTACTGCAACAACAGCAGATATCATGGATTTTTAAAAGTCTTATGCAGCAAATGCATAATCTAAATCTAACATATAATGGTTTTTAAATACACTTCACATTAAATTATCAAGTGAATGAATACAAGAAATCAATAGATGGAGTGCACTTCTTCAGTTATTCGGTAAGAAGATTTAGTCTAATTATTACAAgttgagataaaaataaaataattttggaCTTAACCGTGCCAATTCGGCATTCAGATATCACGAAATTTGATTCCAAACAGTGTATTGGGAGATCTATATTTGCTAACATCAAACTTCCAATCTCAATGAATGAATCTGACAATATAGAGAATCGTCGAAACGTAGGCGATCATATACCATAAGCTTCATGTAAGTAGTTTCTAAAGGCTTGTAGGCAGATACGAAACCCATTTCTTCGATGCTTCTGACCTAGACATGCACAAGTTGTTTACAGTGAGGTTTCGTTTTGCAGACATCCATATTTTGATGAATGAGAAAAAGTATTTACTAGAAAACATTTATATTCACTTTTAAAGCCGATAAAGAACAGGTATCTATGTTTGTCATGTTTTGGATTATGGATTATTGAGACGATCAACATCTCAATACTTTTTATGTATGAAGAGATAACACCTAAAAATGAAAAAGGTACGGTACCAGAAAATTTCTGGAAAATTTCATGAGGAACATCCTTGAATTGAACTCGTATCTCTGTTTTTCTAGAATTTAGGGCCTTCCCTGCTTTTAGTATGAAAGGAACACCTGATGCCAAAAAGAAAATCATGGAATGCATGACGagataattatgtttatttttcctTTGGGAAGAAAATGCTAAAGATTTTATCATACCTTCCCATCTTTCGTTGTGTATGCGCAGAATAACAGATGCAAAAGTTGGAGTGTTCGACTCATCAGGTACGATTGGGTCATCTCTACAGCCTTCATATTGTCCAAGAACAACCTCATCGTCGCTAATAGGTACTACTGATTCAAGAACCTGCATTTTTTGTGACCAATAGAAAATACTTTAGACTTTGATTGCATGCTATGGAACATCTCAAAATCTAGATAAATATTGAAGTGCAACAACGAAAGGTTCCGGTTATGAAAATATCTGATTGATTCAATTGAAATTTGCAAGTATGAGAACCCGATTTAAAAGGGGAACAAGGATTTTCTGTCTGATATTGATGGCCTCATATCAGAAAAGTGTAATGAAATAGCAGCATAACATGATAATTTCGGCATAAATTGAAGCGAAAATGCGCACACCTTCACTCTCTCATCTCGAATGTGCTCAGGATTGAGAGAAACAGGCCTTTCCATAGCAACCAAGCAGAGAACCTAAACGGTAGAAAAGTGATGAGAAAAATTCAACATATTCGCTATCTTATGAGCTATGATTTAACAGAAGCATCCACTTGACAAgacaaaataattataataatgtcAAAGTATATTATTCTATATCATTATGAAAATAAAGAGCTCACCTGAAGCAGATGGTTTTGAATAATGTCTCGGATAATTCTGCCAAATTAAAAGTTGTACACTAATGATTTATACTTCCATAGGcgtaataagagaaattctatacAAAACGAATAATAGATATTCAATATtgatgcatataaaaaaaatgaaaaatcaaagttcaactttcaatatcatcAGTGAAAGTAAAATTGCTATACAGAAATTCTTTTCATTAGTATCTCTCACTCATCATTTGAAAGCATCATTGAATAATTTGACCAAAGCAAAATTCTACACATACCCATATTGGTCAAAATATCCACCATGGACTTTAGTTCTAAAATCCTCTTTGAAAATTATCTGCAATGAAATCAGCAGCCAAATGTTCATTTGGTGTGCACATAAAAAAAATGTTGACAAGATTAACCCTTAAAAGTTACAACCTTGGGTATAAATTCATTATGGTAGGTTCTCAAATTAGACCCAAGATAATTAGGTATCAAGGATTTAACAAGACAAGTCTCAGCTAAAGGCCCCAATGCCGACANNNNNNNNNNNNNNNNNNNNNNNNNNNNNNNNNNNNNNNNNNNNNNNNNNNNNNNNNNNNNNNNNNNNNNNNNNNNNNNNNNNNNNNNNNNNNNNNNNNNNNNNNNNNNNNNNNNNNNNNNNNNNNNNNNNNNNNNNNNNNNNNNNNNNNNNNNNNNNNNNNNNNNNNNNNNNNNNNNNNNNNNNNNNNNNNNNNNNNNNNNNNNNNNNNNNNNNNNNNNNNNNNNNNNNNNNNNNNNNNNNNNNNNNNNNNNNNNNNNNNNNNNNNNNNNNNNNNNNNNNNNNNNNNNNNNNNNNNNNNNNNNNNNNNNNNNNNNNNNNNNNNNNNNNNNNNNNNNNNNNNNNNNNNNNNNNNNNNNNNNNNNNNNNNNNNNNNNNNNNNNNNNNNNNNNNNNNNNNNNNNNNNNNNNNNNNNNNNNNNNNNNNNNNNNNNNNNNNNNNNNNNNNNNNNNNNNNNNNNNNNNNNNNNNNNNNNNNNNNNNNNNNNNNNNNNNNNNNNNNNNNNNNNNNNNNNNNNNNNNNNNNNNNNNNNNNNNNNNNNNNNNNNNNNNNNNNNNNNNNNNNNNNNNNNNNNNNNNNNNNNNNNNNNNNNNNNNNNNNNNNNNNNNNNNNNNNNNNNNNNNNNNNNNNNNNNNNNNNNNNNNNNNNNNNNNNNNNNNNNNNNNNNNNNNNNNNNNNNNNNNNNNNNNNNNNNNNNNNNNNNNNNNNNNNNNNNNNNNNNNNNNNNNNNNNNNNNNNNNNNNNNNNNNNNNNNNNNNNNNNNNNNNNNNNNNNNNNNNNNNNNNNNNNNNNNNNNNNNNNNNNNNNNNNNNNNNNNNNNNNNNNNNNNNNNNNNNNNNNNNNNNNNNNNNNNNNNNNNNNNNNNNNNNNNNNNNNNNNNNNNNNNNNNNNNNNNNNNNNNNNNNNNNNNNNNNNNNNNNNNNNNNNNNNNNNNNNNNNNNNNNNNNNNNNNNNNNNNNNNNNNNNNNNNNNNNNNNNNNNNNNNNNNNNNNNNNNNNNNNNNNNNNNNNNNNNNNNNNNNNNNNNNNNNNNNNNNNNNNNNNNNNNNNNNNNNNNNNNNNNNNNNNNNNNNNNNNNNNNNNNNNNNNNNNNNNNNNNNNNNNNNNNNNNNNNNNNNNNNNNNNNNNNNNNNNNNNNNNNNNNNNNNNNNNNNNNNNNNNNNNNNNNNNNNNNNNNNNNNNNNNNNNNNNNNNNNNNNNNNNNNNNNNNNNNNNNNNNNNNNNNNNNNNNNNNNNNNNNNNNNNNNNNNNNNNNNNNNNNNNNNNNNNNNNNNNNNNNNNNNNNNNNNNNNNNNNNNNNNNNNNNNNNNNNNNNNNNNNNNNNNNNNNNNNNNNNNNNNNNNNNNNNNNNNNNNNNNNNNNNNNNNNNNNNNNNNNNNNNNNNNNNNNNNNNNNNNNNNNNNNNNNNNNNNNNNNNNNNNNNNNNNNNNNNNNNNNNNNNNNNNNNNNNNNNNNNNNNNNNNNNNNNNNNNNNNNNNNNNNNNNNNNNNNNNNNNNNNNNNNNNNNNNNNNNNNNNNNNNNNNNNNNNNNNNNNNNNNNNNNNNNNNNNNNNNNNNNNNNNNNNNNNNNNNNNNNNNNNNNNNNNNNNNNNNNNNNNNNNNNNNNNNNNNNNNNNNNNNNNNNNNNNNNNNNNNNNNNNNNNNNNNNNNNNNNNNNNNNNNNNNNNNNNNNNNNNNNNNNNNNNNNNNNNNNNNNNNNNNNNNNNNNNNNNNNNNNNNNNNNNNNNNNNNNNNNNNNNNNNNNNNNNNNNNNNNNNNNNNNNNNNNNNNNNNNNNNNNNNNNNNNNNNNNNNNNNNNNNNNNNNNNNNNNNNNNNNNNNNNNNNNNNNNNNNNNNNNNNNNNNNNNNNNNNNNNNNNNNNNNNNNNNNNNNNNNNNNNNNNNNNNNNNNNNNNNNNNNNNNNNNNNNNNNNNNNNNNNNNNNNNNNNNNNNNNNNNNNNNNNNNNNNNNNNNNNNNNNNNNNNNNNNNNNNNNNNNNNNNNNNNNNNNNNNNNNNNNNNNNNNNNNNNNNNNNNNNNNCTCCATTGTTAGTTAGATATGGTAATGAGTACTCAGCGGAGCGTGAGAAGTCCCCTTCTCATCCCTCACTCCTATTTAAGAGAAAATGTCCCAGTTCCTTTTCCGTCATTGTAAGTTCTTGTTTAATATGCAGATCTCCTCAGTTATCTATGaatattctttgaaaatttttaaaaaaaattaatacaaaaagacataatataataatcataaaataatcaattcaatataattcaacacaatttataacatattcggcatgaaaaataacatttcaaaaagagaaaacataaaaatatattccaacataataacataacataatttttgGAACGATACTGAGCGACGTAGTGACGGACTTGAGAGGCAGAGAAAATGAGTTAGAGAGAGAGGATCGAGACTAAAAATGAGTccgaaagaaaaaggaaaaattcgAATTGAATGCAGAAATTAGGGTtactaaattcaataaattgattGATGTATATATAAACtaggataaattaataattttatattcgcgTATATTTAATAGGTTCCATGGGATGGGTACTTATGTTCGTGTCCccattaggggtggcaaacggaaAAGTCTGCCCTGTCTTGCCAAAAGCTTGCTATCTGACGGATTGGCCCGCCCCACCTCGCCTAATGGTAGGCTGGCGGGCTCTCCTTTTTTTTataaaccattaaatattaaacaatacatataataatttctaaagatataaaaaaattataatttttaaattcacacacattaaagtttttataattataaaccaaattttttgaaacaaaataataaaatNataataataataataatatatttgtcTAACTTAATTTAACTTTTTCGTAGATAAtttctaatatattttatattcatctacattttaaaaaaataagaaagaaatgaAGGATATACAATCTTTAACACTGTACTCTTTTAGGTATTTAGAAATCTGGAAAAAAAAAAGCCTTGAAAAACCAAATAGTCACCTAACTTTCTTTGCGCTCAATTCTGTGACCTCACTCACTCCCAAAAATCCAGGAGAGTAAAATATTGCTTGACTTGCTTTTAAATGCAATAGAGAAGAGCATACAACTTCTATCTCGTCACCGTTATTCCACCTACCCAATTACTACTGTTGTCGTGTCTGTTCCGCCGCCGTGTGCATTGCTATGCGTCATCTAATTTAAtgaatttaattagaataaataataaattatttattttattttattttagatttcATAAATGAAAAAATCAATTCACTGATATAATGAATTACAATTAACGTAGtctaattaattaagtaatataaattataataaattatattaatatttaaatattcaataaaatcaattagttgatataattaagttattgtaataaattgtattgaatgagttaaaataattaaatcgagAAACACTCTCTGGAGCATGCTACGTCAGTTTCATCATTAAGTACAGAAatccaatttttatataataaatagaataaataaatagaataaataagTAAGTAAGGATTTGCACTATTAGACTTCTTGTTCTACATGATGACTTAAGATATTTGTTTTGTatgttaaataatataaataatattttgtatCTTATATTCATTAAATATTGATATTAAGAGGAGAAAATTATgtaataaattttataaatagtaattataaaaaataaataattatttattatatataataattcatgGCANNNNNNNNNNNNNNNNNNNNNNNNNNNNNNNNNNNNNNNNNNNNNNNNNNNNNNNNNNNNNNNNNNNNNNNNNNNNNNNNNNNNNNNNNNNNNNNNNNNNNNNNNNNNNNNNNNNNNN from Arachis ipaensis cultivar K30076 chromosome B02, Araip1.1, whole genome shotgun sequence harbors:
- the LOC110269151 gene encoding glucose-6-phosphate 1-dehydrogenase, cytoplasmic isoform-like — protein: MISAVVAVQARNCPTGGGKKGVTIQNAYENLIHDTIRGDQQQFVRRDELEASWKIFTPLLHRIDRGEFKPLPYEAYGRGPKEVDELLRKAGYVETPIVVKSPGF
- the LOC107626713 gene encoding glucose-6-phosphate 1-dehydrogenase, cytoplasmic translates to MNIWLLISLQIIFKEDFRTKVHGGYFDQYGIIRDIIQNHLLQVLCLVAMERPVSLNPEHIRDERVKVLESVVPISDDEVVLGQYEGCRDDPIVPDESNTPTFASVILRIHNERWEGVPFILKAGKALNSRKTEIRVQFKDVPHEIFQKFSGTVRSIEEMGFVSAYKPLETTYMKLMVYDRLRFDDSLYCQIHSLRLEV